In Cellvibrio polysaccharolyticus, a genomic segment contains:
- the tusC gene encoding sulfurtransferase complex subunit TusC: MSKKILFISRHAPYGSSLARDALDALLASAAYDQSLALLLMDDGVMQLLAGQNADLIDQKNFASVLPVLELYDVEQIYVHSESLLKRGIEKNELIDLPLTLLNSNEVADLISSQQQILSF, from the coding sequence ATGAGCAAAAAGATTTTATTTATCTCCCGCCATGCACCTTACGGCTCATCTCTGGCCAGAGATGCGCTGGACGCCCTGCTGGCATCCGCCGCCTATGATCAGAGCCTTGCCCTGCTATTGATGGACGATGGCGTTATGCAGCTGCTGGCAGGGCAAAATGCCGACTTGATTGATCAGAAAAATTTCGCCAGCGTTCTGCCAGTACTTGAGCTGTATGATGTGGAGCAGATCTATGTGCACAGCGAATCTCTGCTGAAGCGCGGGATTGAAAAGAATGAGCTGATCGACCTGCCCCTTACTTTACTAAACAGTAACGAGGTCGCTGACCTCATTAGCAGCCAGCAGCAGATTTTGAGCTTTTAA